CGCCGGGCCTTCAGGACCCTGCGGCCGCCCCGAGTGCTCATGCGGCTCAGGAAGCCGTGCGTCCGCTTGCGCGAGCGGTTGTGCGGCTGGAACGTGCGCTTCAACAGGAACACCCCCTAAACGGCACCGCAAAAAGACACACGCGGATTATACCGAAGTCAGGTACTGCCCGTCAAGCCAGATCGTACCGGCGCCGGCGCGGAAACCGCCCGCGGGCCGTCCCCAGTTTCCACACACAGTTCATCCCCAGCCGCACGGCCTTGTGGACGACGACTCACAGGATATCCACGCGCGAGCAGGAGGTTATCCGAGATTCGCCGTACCCTTTCCCCAAAGAATCAAAGAGCAGGGGATAACCCCGCCGGAGTTTGTTGATAACTTTCCCGCGCTCTGGTATGATCTAGTCAAGCCCGTCCACCTCCGCGC
The nucleotide sequence above comes from Symbiobacterium thermophilum IAM 14863. Encoded proteins:
- the rpmH gene encoding 50S ribosomal protein L34 gives rise to the protein MKRTFQPHNRSRKRTHGFLSRMSTRGGRRVLKARRLKGRKRLTV